A window of Rubricoccus marinus contains these coding sequences:
- a CDS encoding adenylate/guanylate cyclase domain-containing protein has translation MSARLSHRRVRRALAIAPGLILAWSVAAFVAARIVGISAPNGTESLAVAVVRSATIGLTVGSLGAWLETGPLARIGRLFPLGIALALRTVAYALAVTLGILVIIGVVSWVQFGVSPGVLVRTPEFQALLAGTQIWSMLGLLTVASFGINLGLQLRRVLGPETLLALLVGRYRRPVEEDRVFLFLDLTDSTAIAERLGPLAFTDFKNDFFADVAEPVLATGGRIVQYVGDEVMVSWPMASALKTAAPLRFFALVDEQIDARAERYRQRHGVVPAFKAGCHGGTVVTAEVGDLKRDIVHSGDVVNTAARIEAECRPRGHRLLVSHWLLEQMALPDGLASLALGPIGLRGKAAEVDICAVQRAQPSGVAA, from the coding sequence TTGAGCGCCCGCCTGTCCCACCGCCGCGTCCGCCGCGCCCTCGCCATCGCGCCGGGGTTAATTCTGGCGTGGTCGGTGGCGGCGTTCGTGGCGGCGCGCATCGTCGGCATCTCGGCGCCCAACGGGACGGAGAGCCTCGCGGTGGCGGTTGTTCGCTCGGCCACCATCGGGCTCACGGTGGGATCGCTCGGGGCGTGGCTGGAGACGGGGCCTCTGGCGCGGATCGGGCGGCTGTTCCCGCTCGGGATCGCGCTAGCGCTCCGGACGGTGGCGTACGCGCTCGCGGTCACGCTCGGCATCCTCGTCATCATCGGGGTCGTCTCGTGGGTGCAGTTCGGGGTTTCGCCCGGCGTGCTCGTCCGCACGCCCGAGTTCCAGGCCCTCCTCGCTGGCACTCAGATCTGGAGCATGCTGGGGCTGCTGACCGTCGCCTCGTTCGGGATCAACCTCGGGCTCCAACTCCGGCGCGTGCTCGGCCCCGAGACGCTCCTGGCGCTCCTGGTCGGCCGCTACCGCCGCCCCGTGGAGGAGGACCGCGTCTTCCTCTTCCTGGATCTCACGGACTCCACCGCCATCGCCGAACGCCTCGGGCCTCTGGCGTTCACGGACTTCAAGAACGACTTCTTCGCCGACGTGGCCGAGCCCGTCCTCGCCACCGGCGGCCGCATCGTGCAATACGTCGGCGACGAGGTGATGGTCTCGTGGCCGATGGCGAGCGCGCTCAAGACCGCCGCGCCGCTGCGCTTTTTCGCGCTCGTCGATGAGCAGATCGACGCCCGCGCGGAGCGCTACCGCCAGAGGCACGGCGTGGTCCCGGCGTTCAAGGCGGGCTGCCACGGCGGGACCGTGGTCACGGCCGAAGTAGGCGACCTGAAACGCGACATCGTGCACTCGGGCGACGTGGTGAACACGGCGGCGCGCATCGAGGCGGAGTGCCGCCCGCGCGGCCACCGGCTGCTCGTCTCGCACTGGCTTCTGGAGCAGATGGCGCTGCCGGACGGCCTCGCGAGCCTCGCGCTCGGCCCCATTGGGCTGCGGGGCAAAGCCGCCGAAGTGGATATCTGCGCCGTGCAACGCGCTCAGCCCTCTGGCGTGGCGGCCTAG
- a CDS encoding MFS transporter, translating into MPSRRRPADPPEAQPAGAQPAEIGYLALIRGNRNVRRLWGGTLVSLFGDWFNTLALYRLALELTGSELALGGVLLTKLLPLALAAPVAAALVDRLDRKHVMIGADLLRAVIVLGFLFVREPGDLWLLYTLAFCQIAVSAAFGPAKSAALPNITARGELLTANALLSASWSVMLALGAAAGGPAVDLFGTDAVFIFDAVTYLVSAAFIAGMTIPQERAEASGGSVLAQAWRQSADGIRYLRENARVLRPALAKATWTLGGGGLMLCLALIGDRLFPSAGTTGIGLLFAARGLGTGIGPILARALFRDTRRWFAVLGACIAISGAGYLAVGSLSWEPGTSALLLLATVVFAHAASGANWVLSTTILQMRTEDRFRGRVFTADWLILALVESASTLAASVALEMGVPLRTAVLAFASIQVAAGLTWLLVMVPAERDGSG; encoded by the coding sequence ATGCCGTCACGCCGCCGCCCCGCCGATCCGCCAGAGGCGCAACCCGCCGGGGCGCAACCCGCCGAGATCGGCTACCTCGCGCTTATCCGGGGCAACCGCAACGTGCGGCGGCTGTGGGGTGGCACGCTTGTCTCGCTTTTCGGCGACTGGTTCAACACGCTCGCGCTGTACCGCCTGGCGCTGGAACTGACCGGCAGCGAACTCGCGCTGGGGGGCGTGCTCCTGACCAAGCTGTTGCCTCTGGCGCTCGCCGCGCCCGTCGCTGCGGCGCTCGTGGATCGGCTGGACCGCAAGCATGTCATGATCGGCGCGGACTTGCTGCGGGCGGTCATCGTGCTTGGCTTCCTGTTCGTGCGCGAGCCGGGCGACCTGTGGCTGCTGTACACGCTCGCGTTCTGCCAGATCGCCGTCAGCGCCGCTTTTGGGCCGGCCAAGAGCGCGGCGCTGCCCAACATCACCGCCAGAGGCGAACTGCTGACGGCCAACGCGCTGCTATCCGCCTCGTGGTCGGTCATGCTCGCACTCGGCGCCGCCGCGGGCGGCCCGGCAGTGGACCTCTTCGGCACCGACGCCGTCTTCATCTTCGATGCCGTGACGTACCTCGTGAGCGCGGCGTTTATCGCCGGCATGACGATCCCCCAGGAGCGCGCCGAGGCCTCTGGCGGGAGCGTCCTCGCCCAAGCGTGGCGGCAGTCCGCCGACGGCATCCGCTACCTCCGCGAGAACGCGCGCGTCCTGCGCCCCGCGCTTGCCAAGGCGACGTGGACGCTCGGCGGCGGAGGTCTCATGCTCTGCCTCGCGCTGATCGGTGACCGCCTCTTTCCGAGCGCGGGTACGACCGGCATCGGCCTCCTCTTCGCCGCCAGAGGCCTCGGAACGGGCATCGGGCCCATCCTCGCGCGTGCCCTCTTCCGCGACACCCGCCGCTGGTTCGCCGTTCTCGGCGCCTGCATCGCCATCAGCGGCGCGGGCTACCTCGCCGTGGGCTCGCTCTCGTGGGAGCCGGGCACGAGCGCGCTACTGCTCCTCGCGACGGTCGTTTTCGCGCACGCGGCCTCTGGCGCCAACTGGGTGCTCTCCACCACGATCCTGCAGATGCGGACGGAAGACCGCTTCCGCGGGCGCGTGTTCACCGCCGACTGGCTCATCCTCGCGCTCGTCGAGAGCGCGTCCACGCTCGCGGCCAGCGTCGCGCTGGAGATGGGCGTGCCGTTGCGGACAGCGGTCCTCGCCTTTGCAAGCATCCAGGTAGCGGCGGGCCTCACCTGGCTGCTGGTGATGGTGCCCGCGGAGCGCGACGGCTCAGGATAG
- a CDS encoding MBL fold metallo-hydrolase, producing MSGLPSVPLLKTLGARASGERQRRIEASPQWNGSRFVNPEGARMASGAGAAWEWLTGGSPHRKPDASGVPVVRRTREDFASPAKGLRLTWMGHGTTLVEISGRRLLVDPLWSGNASPGRLFGVKRFHAVPLALEDLPPLDAVLITHDHYDHLDAETVTALAGRVPRWVCPLGVGARLEGWGVPPEVVTELDWWEDIEVPHASGLRVTATPSRHFSGRFLTDRDSTLWCGFVLQAPEASGGHSVYIGGDGGYSDGFRAVGERLGPFDVALMEMGAYNEAWADIHLGPEQAVQAALDAKAELLLPVHWATFDLALHGWTEPAERVLVAARKAGLPLALPRPGESIDVTPEAAGAEPTRWWPDLVWQTAEEAPVVSSGVDPARGLFS from the coding sequence ATGAGCGGTCTGCCCTCCGTCCCGCTGCTCAAAACGCTCGGCGCGCGAGCCTCTGGCGAGCGCCAGAGGCGCATCGAGGCCTCGCCGCAGTGGAACGGATCGCGGTTCGTCAACCCCGAGGGCGCACGCATGGCGAGCGGCGCCGGCGCGGCGTGGGAGTGGCTGACGGGCGGGAGCCCCCACCGCAAGCCCGACGCCTCTGGCGTGCCCGTCGTGCGCCGCACACGCGAGGACTTCGCCTCGCCCGCCAAAGGCCTCCGCCTCACGTGGATGGGCCACGGCACGACGCTCGTCGAGATCAGCGGGCGGCGCTTGCTTGTCGACCCGTTGTGGAGCGGCAACGCCTCGCCGGGACGGCTCTTCGGCGTCAAGCGGTTCCACGCCGTGCCGCTGGCGCTGGAGGACCTCCCGCCCCTAGACGCCGTGCTCATCACGCACGATCACTACGACCACCTGGACGCCGAGACCGTGACGGCGCTCGCCGGCCGCGTGCCGCGCTGGGTTTGTCCGCTCGGCGTCGGCGCGCGGCTGGAAGGCTGGGGCGTGCCGCCAGAGGTGGTGACCGAACTCGACTGGTGGGAGGACATCGAAGTGCCCCACGCCTCGGGCCTCCGCGTGACCGCAACGCCCTCGCGGCACTTCTCCGGCCGCTTCCTGACCGACCGCGACAGCACGCTTTGGTGCGGGTTCGTGCTCCAGGCGCCAGAGGCCTCTGGCGGCCACTCGGTCTACATCGGCGGCGACGGCGGCTACTCGGACGGCTTCCGCGCCGTCGGCGAGCGGCTGGGGCCGTTCGACGTGGCGCTGATGGAGATGGGCGCCTACAACGAGGCGTGGGCCGACATCCACCTCGGGCCGGAGCAGGCGGTCCAGGCCGCGCTCGACGCAAAGGCCGAGTTGCTCCTGCCGGTCCACTGGGCCACGTTCGATCTCGCGCTGCACGGCTGGACCGAGCCCGCCGAGCGCGTGCTCGTAGCGGCACGCAAAGCCGGGCTGCCTTTGGCGCTGCCGCGCCCGGGCGAGAGCATCGACGTGACGCCAGAGGCCGCGGGTGCCGAGCCCACGCGGTGGTGGCCGGACCTCGTCTGGCAGACGGCCGAGGAGGCGCCCGTCGTATCGTCCGGGGTCGATCCCGCCAGAGGCTTGTTTTCTTGA
- a CDS encoding ATP-binding cassette domain-containing protein, protein MTLSASRLSKRYGESTALALDSLEIGEGERIALVGNNGAGKTTLLRLALDLIRPTTGHVDLDGVRVGGADETWKRRTGAFLDSSFLVDFLRPQEYFRLVAGSYGVSAPEADARLARFADFLGAALDGALIRDLSLGNAAKVGIVGALLPELDLILLDEPFANLDPGARIALETLITREASGADRLSARGATVLVSSHDLDHVIGIATRVLVLADGRLVRDTPASPHTLRELRSFFASGGHGPAPEAGPSGA, encoded by the coding sequence ATGACCCTCTCCGCCTCCCGCCTCTCCAAGCGCTACGGCGAGTCGACGGCGCTCGCGCTGGACTCGCTGGAGATCGGCGAGGGCGAGCGGATCGCGCTCGTCGGCAACAACGGGGCGGGCAAGACGACCCTGCTCCGGCTCGCGCTCGACCTCATCCGACCCACAACGGGCCACGTCGATCTGGACGGCGTGCGCGTCGGCGGCGCGGACGAAACGTGGAAGCGGCGGACGGGCGCGTTCCTGGATTCCAGCTTTCTCGTGGACTTCCTCCGGCCGCAGGAGTACTTCCGCCTCGTCGCGGGGAGCTACGGCGTCTCGGCGCCAGAGGCCGACGCGCGGCTGGCGCGCTTCGCGGACTTTCTCGGCGCGGCGCTGGACGGCGCGTTGATCCGCGACCTCTCGCTCGGCAACGCGGCCAAGGTGGGCATCGTGGGCGCCCTCTTGCCGGAGCTGGACCTGATCCTGCTCGACGAGCCGTTCGCCAACCTCGATCCCGGCGCGCGGATCGCGCTGGAGACCCTCATCACGCGCGAGGCCTCTGGCGCCGACCGGCTCTCCGCCAGAGGCGCGACGGTCCTCGTCTCCAGCCACGACCTCGACCACGTGATCGGCATCGCCACGCGCGTGCTCGTGCTCGCCGACGGGCGCCTCGTGCGCGACACGCCCGCCTCGCCCCACACGCTGCGCGAGCTGCGGTCCTTCTTCGCCTCTGGCGGACACGGCCCGGCGCCAGAGGCCGGCCCCTCCGGGGCTTGA
- a CDS encoding DUF5687 family protein, whose product MFLSLLRLQSLAFWRAPYLGGRIALALVKGAGALYAIASALIIGFVWPDLVGVVSPEADAVGLVETWFLPALAVLMGVRFVFQEVPTRGATAFLLLPVSRRRVASGVLARSLPTPLNLAPLAFMLPFAVRAVQMASGGPDSASAAGAAWGVGVAAVLLVALSHFLFVVWKTQSGARPLATVLGVAGTVGAVALLDLAAGGLLASVRAGALWPLAVLGVLLAAIGAAAYRGLVASLYLDHRSQRKRKKASGASGFARGGVRDWLDLNGVLLRRTTFPRGIAVNAVLVSLGLTVLVLIPDSGGFTGGLFTSSLVLVFSTGALAGSLGQYALPFASGYFDRLLTLPGGIERFVRAAAGTVVLGTLGIGALQVIPVLILAPGSVWLIGVSILFSLGVLAPSALWGSTLGPKPVDVSERLAFNYKAQSFGAQFAVGGTAVLVGGLLALAGPTWGPAVAALLGTAGIALAPLWLRALARRIRRQRHVISARFRGAL is encoded by the coding sequence GGACTTGGTGGGCGTGGTCTCGCCAGAGGCCGACGCGGTGGGACTGGTGGAGACGTGGTTTCTGCCGGCGCTGGCCGTGCTGATGGGCGTCCGGTTCGTGTTCCAGGAGGTGCCCACGCGAGGGGCGACGGCGTTCCTGCTGCTGCCGGTCTCGCGCCGCCGCGTCGCCTCGGGCGTGCTCGCGCGTTCGCTGCCGACGCCGCTCAACCTTGCGCCTCTGGCGTTTATGCTGCCGTTCGCGGTCCGGGCGGTGCAGATGGCCTCGGGCGGTCCCGATTCGGCGTCCGCTGCTGGCGCAGCGTGGGGCGTGGGCGTGGCGGCGGTGCTGCTGGTCGCGCTCTCGCATTTCCTGTTCGTGGTGTGGAAAACGCAGTCTGGCGCGCGGCCTCTGGCGACGGTTTTGGGCGTGGCCGGGACCGTGGGCGCCGTGGCGTTGCTGGACCTCGCGGCGGGCGGCCTGCTCGCGAGCGTCCGCGCGGGCGCGCTCTGGCCTCTGGCGGTCCTGGGCGTTCTCCTCGCGGCGATAGGCGCGGCGGCCTACCGCGGGCTGGTGGCGTCGCTGTACCTGGACCACCGCTCGCAGCGCAAGAGGAAGAAGGCCTCTGGCGCCAGCGGCTTCGCGCGCGGCGGCGTGCGGGACTGGCTGGACCTCAACGGCGTGCTCCTGCGCCGGACGACGTTCCCGCGCGGCATCGCGGTCAACGCCGTGTTGGTGAGCCTGGGTCTGACCGTGCTCGTGCTGATCCCAGACAGCGGGGGCTTTACTGGGGGGCTGTTCACGTCGTCGCTCGTGCTCGTGTTCTCGACGGGCGCGCTCGCGGGCTCGCTCGGTCAGTACGCGCTGCCCTTCGCTAGTGGCTACTTCGACCGGCTGCTGACGCTCCCCGGCGGGATCGAGCGGTTCGTGCGCGCGGCGGCGGGGACGGTCGTACTCGGGACGCTCGGGATCGGCGCGTTGCAGGTGATCCCGGTTCTGATCCTCGCGCCGGGCTCGGTCTGGCTGATCGGCGTGTCCATCTTGTTCAGCCTCGGGGTGCTCGCGCCCTCGGCGCTGTGGGGCTCCACGCTGGGCCCGAAGCCGGTCGACGTCTCGGAGCGGCTCGCGTTCAACTACAAGGCGCAGTCGTTCGGAGCGCAGTTCGCGGTCGGCGGTACGGCAGTGCTCGTGGGCGGGCTGCTCGCGCTGGCAGGCCCGACGTGGGGGCCGGCCGTCGCGGCGCTGCTCGGGACTGCTGGCATCGCGCTCGCGCCGCTCTGGCTCCGGGCCCTCGCGCGCCGCATCCGGCGCCAGAGGCACGTCATCTCGGCCCGCTTCCGAGGCGCGCTGTGA
- a CDS encoding STAS/SEC14 domain-containing protein → MLRLHPDTPSHVVAYEIDGTVTAPDLAGLYRAVERAMDGTRPVHLYGEIHGVGGLTLDALSANVRRSLALLPRIGRVDRYAVVSDRGWITVAATVQGAVIPGLTVRTWPTSGREDALAWAFEPPVR, encoded by the coding sequence ATGCTCCGCCTCCACCCTGACACTCCCTCCCACGTCGTCGCGTACGAGATCGACGGGACCGTAACCGCGCCCGACCTCGCCGGGCTGTACCGCGCCGTTGAACGGGCGATGGACGGCACGAGGCCGGTCCACCTCTACGGCGAGATTCATGGCGTGGGCGGCCTGACGCTGGACGCGCTGAGCGCCAACGTCCGGCGCAGCCTCGCGCTGCTGCCGCGTATTGGGCGCGTGGACCGGTACGCCGTCGTCAGCGACCGCGGGTGGATCACCGTGGCGGCGACCGTCCAGGGCGCCGTGATCCCTGGCCTGACCGTCCGCACGTGGCCGACGTCCGGGCGCGAGGACGCCCTCGCGTGGGCCTTCGAGCCTCCGGTCCGATGA